Proteins found in one Microbacterium sp. LWS13-1.2 genomic segment:
- a CDS encoding globin domain-containing protein — protein sequence MDAVALKRTWAQVAAHGDAVPGYFYAHLFLAHPETRDLFPVAMAAQRDRLVKALGHMVSNVDHVGDVVDYIEDLGRDHRKFGTISGHYPAVGASLLATLKHFLGAAWTPELAADWAEAYGLIATTMITAAEAVESEPATWAGEVIATERRGMDVGTVTIRPDDRYRFQAGQSLAVEIPQRPRQWRYLSPTHAPRADGTMTFHVQLVAGGQVSGALLRDVKPGDRVRLGPPIGELLTLRFDSEWPDLLLIGGGTGLAPLLAVLDQVAGRHAARGSGPRVALYHGVRHPWGFYAKPELERYADAPWLSIGYAVSDDPSFPGPRGLIGDLAAADGPWDDRLAMVCGSPRMVEHTTAVLQRAGLDAHRIRSEKYEDPFTQHPSIAGDEAVPPELVQPGVMRGIQ from the coding sequence GTGGATGCGGTAGCGCTCAAGCGGACCTGGGCTCAGGTCGCGGCCCACGGGGACGCGGTACCCGGGTACTTCTATGCGCACCTCTTCCTCGCCCACCCCGAGACCCGCGATCTGTTCCCGGTCGCCATGGCCGCCCAGCGCGACCGGCTCGTCAAGGCGCTCGGCCACATGGTCAGCAACGTCGACCACGTCGGCGACGTCGTCGACTACATCGAGGACCTCGGGCGTGATCACCGCAAGTTCGGCACCATCTCCGGCCACTACCCCGCCGTGGGCGCATCGCTGCTCGCGACGCTGAAGCACTTCCTCGGCGCCGCGTGGACCCCTGAGCTCGCTGCCGACTGGGCCGAGGCGTACGGCCTGATCGCGACGACCATGATCACCGCGGCCGAGGCGGTCGAGTCCGAGCCCGCCACCTGGGCCGGCGAGGTGATCGCGACGGAACGGCGGGGGATGGATGTCGGGACCGTGACGATCCGGCCCGATGACAGGTACCGGTTCCAGGCCGGTCAGTCGCTCGCCGTCGAGATCCCGCAACGACCGCGCCAGTGGCGATACCTGTCGCCGACCCACGCGCCCCGCGCCGACGGCACGATGACGTTCCACGTGCAGCTCGTCGCGGGCGGACAGGTCAGCGGAGCGCTGCTGCGCGACGTCAAGCCGGGCGACCGGGTGCGGCTCGGGCCGCCCATCGGCGAGCTGCTGACGCTCCGCTTCGACAGCGAGTGGCCCGACCTGCTGCTGATCGGCGGTGGCACGGGGCTCGCCCCGCTGCTCGCTGTGCTGGATCAGGTGGCCGGACGCCACGCGGCGCGCGGAAGCGGTCCCCGCGTCGCGCTGTACCACGGCGTGCGGCATCCGTGGGGGTTCTACGCGAAACCCGAACTCGAGCGCTACGCCGACGCGCCCTGGCTGAGCATCGGGTACGCGGTGTCGGACGACCCGTCGTTCCCCGGACCTCGGGGATTGATCGGCGACCTGGCCGCCGCGGACGGGCCGTGGGACGACCGCCTCGCGATGGTCTGCGGATCGCCGCGCATGGTCGAGCACACCACCGCCGTCCTGCAGCGTGCCGGACTCGACGCGCATCGCATCCGCAGCGAGAAGTACGAAGACCCGTTCACCCAGCACCCCAGCATCGCCGGCGATGAGGCAGTCCCTCCGGAACTCGTTCAGCCGGGCGTCATGCGGGGAATCCAGTAG
- a CDS encoding helix-turn-helix domain-containing protein has protein sequence MSNGTVFVEEGLRGQAAELVRRTEDLGTLDFALVAGDGSRVGVPTDVSAFLVHVLRGLARGSVSVTTLPEELTTTVAAELVGVSRPTLMKLVRNGELPARQVGSHTRLRTEDVLALRRTRAQDRRAALDALRELDEEFEADR, from the coding sequence TTGAGCAACGGAACCGTCTTCGTCGAAGAGGGGCTCCGCGGGCAGGCCGCCGAACTCGTGCGGCGCACGGAAGACCTGGGCACACTCGATTTCGCGCTGGTCGCCGGCGACGGCTCCCGTGTGGGCGTGCCGACAGACGTGAGCGCATTCCTCGTCCACGTGCTGAGAGGACTCGCCCGCGGATCCGTGTCGGTGACGACCCTTCCGGAGGAGCTGACGACCACCGTGGCGGCGGAGCTGGTCGGTGTCTCGCGGCCGACCCTGATGAAGCTGGTGCGCAACGGCGAGCTGCCCGCCCGGCAGGTGGGAAGCCACACACGGCTGCGCACCGAGGATGTCCTCGCGCTGCGCCGCACGCGCGCGCAGGATCGACGCGCGGCCCTCGACGCCCTGCGAGAGCTGGATGAGGAGTTCGAAGCGGACCGATAG
- a CDS encoding CCA tRNA nucleotidyltransferase, with protein sequence MLNMAEGIVRLGALAESPVVATLARAFADAGFDLAIVGGPVRDALLGRPTNDLDFTTDARPDDILKIVKPVSTAQWDIGRAFGTIGARVRGEQVEITTYRADSYDGVTRKPTVEFGDTIEGDLVRRDVTVNAMALRVPGQTLVDPTGGVEDLVRGILRTPADPAVSFGDDPLRMLRAARFAAQLGFAVDPATEAAMAELRRTLEIVSPERIQAELVKLLNTDDPVRGIRLLVETGLMGEFLPEIPALQLEVDEHHHHKDVYEHSLTVLRQAIDLEKTRNPGAAPDVPLRLAALLHDIGKPATRRLEPGGGVTFYHHDVKGARLARKRLQELRFDSAAISTVSRLIELHLRFFGYSEGAWTDSAVRRYVRDADAELERLHILTRADVTTRNVKKATRLARAYDDIERRITELAAQEELASIRPELDGNRIQEVLGIPPGREVGEAYRFLLDLRLDEGVLGADEAERRLRDWWATRD encoded by the coding sequence ATGCTCAACATGGCCGAGGGCATTGTGCGCCTCGGCGCGCTCGCCGAGTCCCCCGTCGTCGCCACGCTCGCGCGCGCCTTCGCCGACGCCGGGTTCGACCTCGCGATCGTGGGCGGTCCCGTGCGCGATGCACTCCTCGGCCGACCGACGAACGACCTCGACTTCACGACGGATGCCCGCCCCGACGACATCCTCAAGATCGTGAAGCCGGTCTCCACGGCGCAGTGGGACATCGGGCGCGCCTTCGGCACGATCGGCGCCCGCGTCCGCGGCGAGCAGGTCGAGATCACGACGTACCGGGCGGACAGCTACGACGGGGTCACTCGCAAGCCGACGGTCGAATTCGGCGACACCATCGAGGGCGACCTCGTGCGCCGCGACGTCACCGTCAACGCCATGGCGCTGCGGGTGCCGGGGCAGACCCTGGTCGACCCGACCGGCGGCGTCGAAGACCTGGTGCGCGGCATCCTGCGCACGCCCGCGGATCCCGCGGTCAGTTTCGGCGACGACCCGCTGCGCATGCTGCGTGCCGCGCGCTTCGCCGCGCAGTTGGGGTTCGCCGTCGACCCCGCCACCGAGGCGGCCATGGCGGAGCTGCGGCGCACGCTCGAGATCGTGAGCCCCGAGCGGATCCAGGCCGAGCTGGTCAAGCTCCTCAACACCGACGACCCGGTGCGCGGCATCCGTCTGCTGGTCGAGACCGGGCTGATGGGCGAGTTCCTCCCCGAGATCCCTGCGCTTCAGCTCGAGGTCGACGAGCATCACCATCACAAGGACGTGTACGAGCACTCGCTGACGGTGCTGCGCCAGGCCATCGATCTCGAGAAGACGCGGAACCCGGGTGCCGCACCCGACGTGCCGCTGCGGCTCGCCGCGCTGCTGCATGACATCGGCAAACCGGCGACGAGACGGCTCGAGCCGGGCGGCGGGGTGACCTTCTACCATCACGACGTCAAGGGTGCACGCCTCGCCCGCAAGCGGCTGCAGGAGCTGCGCTTCGACTCCGCGGCCATCTCCACGGTCAGCCGGCTGATCGAGCTGCACCTGCGCTTCTTCGGGTACTCCGAGGGCGCCTGGACCGACTCCGCCGTGCGCCGCTACGTGCGGGATGCGGATGCCGAGCTCGAGCGTCTCCACATCCTCACGCGCGCCGACGTGACGACCCGCAACGTCAAGAAGGCCACGCGCCTGGCCCGCGCCTACGACGACATCGAACGCCGCATCACCGAACTCGCCGCCCAGGAGGAGCTGGCCTCGATCCGGCCCGAACTCGACGGCAACCGCATCCAGGAGGTGCTCGGCATCCCACCTGGTCGTGAGGTCGGCGAGGCGTACCGGTTCCTTCTCGATCTGCGCCTCGACGAGGGTGTCCTCGGAGCGGACGAGGCCGAGCGGCGCCTCCGCGACTGGTGGGCGACGCGGGACTGA
- a CDS encoding methyltransferase codes for MLPEPDTRLCRDLAGDLRDAGFTAEALRDAWGAAADDAIARGLRSPASRGLGDRDDALAVLGKLLVLGMPQPAPFVDRALVRAGADGLARLGLATVAEGEVRPLAVVRPQSYADSSGSGQWWVASDLDEAALGGPLPEDHVLGVGGASLTLAGLQLPAPARRGLDIGAGCGIQALRARAHTANVVATDISARALGFTRLNALLNGIDGIEVRLGSLFEPVAGEQFDRIVSNPPFVITPRVADVPAYEYRDGGMVGDDVVAAFVSGVGAHLAPGGVAQLLGNWETRDGVPGLERVRGWVASSSVPLDAWVVERESLDPLSYAELWVRDGGTLAGTPGFARLVDAWLDDFAARGVTEVGFGYLLLRRPAEGAPTLSRYESLHTALAGDGLGAHLAAALDAHDRLAGVDDAGLAASVFVVAPDVTEARHHLPGAEDPTIIELRQGGGFGRALGVDPGLSALVGACDGDLPIGVLVDAIADLLEVDAAALRADLLPRVRELAFTGFLRLAE; via the coding sequence GTGCTCCCCGAACCGGATACCCGCCTCTGTCGTGACCTCGCCGGTGATCTGCGCGACGCCGGCTTCACCGCCGAGGCCCTCCGCGACGCGTGGGGCGCTGCGGCGGACGACGCCATTGCGCGCGGGCTGCGGTCCCCGGCGTCGCGCGGCCTCGGCGATCGCGACGACGCCCTCGCCGTGCTGGGCAAACTGCTGGTGCTCGGGATGCCGCAGCCCGCGCCATTCGTCGACCGGGCGCTGGTGCGCGCCGGCGCCGATGGGCTCGCGCGACTAGGCCTGGCGACGGTCGCCGAGGGCGAGGTCCGCCCGCTCGCGGTGGTGCGGCCGCAGTCGTACGCGGACTCCTCCGGATCCGGACAGTGGTGGGTCGCGAGCGACCTCGACGAGGCCGCGCTCGGCGGACCGCTTCCCGAGGACCACGTGCTCGGAGTCGGCGGCGCGTCGCTGACACTCGCCGGCCTGCAGCTGCCGGCGCCCGCCCGGCGCGGGCTCGACATCGGCGCAGGATGCGGGATCCAGGCGCTGCGCGCCCGGGCGCATACGGCGAACGTCGTCGCGACCGACATCTCCGCGCGCGCCCTCGGATTCACCCGGCTGAACGCGCTCCTCAACGGCATCGATGGCATCGAAGTGCGGCTGGGGAGCCTGTTCGAGCCCGTCGCGGGCGAGCAGTTCGACCGGATCGTGTCGAATCCGCCGTTCGTCATCACGCCGCGGGTTGCCGATGTGCCGGCGTACGAATACCGCGACGGCGGCATGGTCGGCGACGACGTCGTGGCCGCGTTCGTCAGTGGCGTGGGCGCGCATCTCGCGCCGGGCGGCGTGGCGCAACTGCTCGGCAACTGGGAGACCCGGGACGGCGTGCCCGGCCTCGAGCGCGTGCGCGGCTGGGTCGCGTCGTCGTCGGTCCCGCTGGATGCCTGGGTGGTCGAACGCGAGAGCCTCGACCCGCTGTCCTATGCCGAGCTGTGGGTGCGCGACGGCGGCACCCTCGCCGGCACGCCGGGATTCGCGCGGCTGGTCGACGCGTGGCTCGACGACTTCGCGGCGCGAGGGGTGACCGAGGTCGGCTTCGGCTACCTGCTGCTGAGGCGTCCGGCCGAGGGCGCGCCCACGCTGTCGCGCTACGAGTCGCTGCACACGGCGCTCGCCGGCGACGGCCTCGGCGCTCACCTGGCCGCCGCCCTCGACGCCCACGACCGCTTGGCCGGCGTCGACGACGCCGGGCTCGCGGCATCCGTCTTCGTCGTGGCACCGGACGTCACGGAGGCGCGGCACCATCTGCCCGGCGCCGAGGACCCCACGATCATCGAGCTCCGGCAGGGCGGCGGCTTCGGCCGTGCCCTGGGCGTGGACCCGGGCCTGTCGGCGCTCGTCGGCGCGTGCGACGGCGACCTGCCGATCGGAGTGCTGGTCGATGCGATCGCCGACCTGCTCGAGGTCGACGCCGCGGCGCTGCGTGCCGATCTGCTTCCCCGCGTCCGCGAGCTCGCTTTCACCGGATTCCTGCGGCTCGCGGAGTGA
- a CDS encoding DUF6049 family protein: MTPPRAPQRPARRAPRFVTATVAAVAVVAGLLLPAAAMAASPEPSPSPTASIPVGTTVFTLSPQADGIVRPGDALSVSISLQNGTDAAVTPSTVTLSLGRTPLADRDALNAWLDGTDSTVALEPIASDALSAVEPGSFQVRGMTVAADDPALSGLAPGVYPLAASYEGDSGTVSSTSAMVVPADDATDVGIGVIVPITAGALNEGLLTAEQLAELTAPDGDLTNQLDAVTGTSAILAVDPAVPAAIRVLGTSAPDSALEWLTRLEGIQNSRFALQFGDADVTAQLQAGLPQPLAPTSLSAYMSPSNFAAPNPTPTPTSTPSGTPTPTPTPTPRPGNTLPSTDALLAVGPATRPGVYWPADGTADTEIVTRLGDLGSEGAPTATVLPSATTEAGTDGRTVSAHGQVGDAEVLVYDSDVSSALDAASQSDVSWLRGAPLTTATAYLAFAAAEADGPLLVTVGRGDGRSRVELGAAISAALSAPNVTPRTIATIAASEAREVELAGTEASAERAAAASALVGEEGEIARFATILDQPSLLTGPERADILQLLGVAWIGDDTWPTALADHRTETARTLTSVSLLPTSPSDLYGSSAALRFWVRNDLRYPVNLVLYTTRDNLRLDVQSETSVVATPQSNTRVEVPVQARVGRGDVTLTLQLRSPAFVAIGQPESVDVNVYADWEAAGIAALAVLVGALLVIGIVRTVLRVRRRRRGTDAGAPGKRTGASGDGAGEGGVTGEEAAVSDAASSDGPRR; this comes from the coding sequence GTGACCCCACCGCGAGCCCCGCAGCGCCCCGCGCGCCGCGCCCCGCGTTTCGTGACCGCCACCGTCGCGGCGGTGGCGGTGGTCGCCGGGCTGCTGCTCCCAGCTGCCGCGATGGCCGCGAGCCCCGAGCCGTCACCGAGCCCCACCGCCAGCATTCCGGTGGGCACCACTGTGTTCACGCTGTCGCCGCAGGCCGACGGCATCGTGCGCCCCGGCGATGCGCTGAGCGTCTCGATCTCGCTCCAGAACGGGACGGATGCCGCCGTCACGCCGTCGACGGTGACGCTCTCGCTCGGGCGAACGCCGCTCGCCGACCGGGACGCGCTCAACGCGTGGCTCGACGGCACGGACTCGACCGTGGCCCTCGAGCCCATCGCCTCGGACGCGCTCAGTGCCGTCGAGCCCGGCTCGTTCCAGGTGCGGGGCATGACCGTCGCGGCCGACGACCCGGCCCTCAGCGGCCTCGCGCCGGGCGTATACCCGCTCGCCGCGTCGTACGAGGGCGACTCCGGCACGGTGAGCTCGACCAGCGCGATGGTCGTGCCGGCCGACGACGCCACCGACGTCGGCATCGGCGTGATCGTGCCGATCACCGCCGGTGCGCTGAACGAAGGGCTCCTCACCGCGGAGCAGCTGGCCGAGCTCACGGCGCCCGACGGCGACCTGACCAACCAGCTCGACGCCGTCACCGGCACGTCGGCGATCCTCGCGGTGGATCCCGCCGTGCCCGCTGCGATCCGCGTGCTCGGCACGTCGGCGCCGGATTCCGCACTCGAGTGGCTCACCCGGCTCGAGGGCATCCAGAATTCCCGGTTCGCGCTCCAGTTCGGCGACGCCGATGTCACCGCGCAGCTGCAGGCCGGCCTGCCGCAGCCACTCGCCCCGACGTCGTTGTCCGCCTACATGTCGCCGTCGAACTTCGCAGCGCCCAATCCCACCCCGACGCCCACCTCGACGCCTTCGGGCACGCCGACGCCGACGCCGACGCCGACACCGCGGCCCGGCAACACACTGCCCAGCACCGACGCGCTCCTCGCGGTCGGACCGGCCACCCGCCCGGGTGTCTACTGGCCGGCCGACGGCACGGCCGACACCGAGATCGTGACGCGACTCGGCGACCTCGGCAGCGAGGGCGCCCCCACGGCGACCGTCCTCCCGTCGGCCACGACCGAGGCCGGCACCGACGGTCGCACGGTCTCGGCGCACGGTCAGGTGGGCGACGCCGAGGTGCTCGTCTACGACAGCGACGTCTCGTCGGCCCTCGACGCGGCGTCGCAGAGCGACGTGTCGTGGCTCCGCGGAGCGCCGCTGACGACCGCCACCGCGTACCTCGCGTTCGCAGCCGCCGAGGCGGACGGCCCGCTCCTCGTGACGGTCGGGCGCGGCGACGGACGCTCGCGCGTGGAACTCGGGGCCGCCATCTCGGCCGCCCTGTCGGCTCCGAACGTCACTCCTCGCACCATCGCCACGATCGCCGCGAGTGAGGCGCGTGAGGTCGAGCTCGCGGGCACCGAGGCATCCGCCGAACGGGCGGCTGCGGCATCCGCTCTCGTCGGAGAGGAAGGCGAGATCGCGCGGTTCGCGACGATCCTCGATCAGCCGTCGCTGCTCACGGGGCCCGAGCGCGCCGACATCCTGCAGCTGCTCGGCGTCGCCTGGATCGGCGACGACACGTGGCCGACCGCACTCGCGGACCACCGCACCGAGACGGCCCGCACGCTCACGTCGGTCTCGCTGCTGCCGACCAGTCCCAGCGATCTCTACGGCTCGAGCGCCGCACTGCGGTTCTGGGTGCGCAACGATCTGCGGTACCCGGTCAATCTGGTGCTCTACACCACACGCGACAACCTCCGCCTGGACGTTCAGAGCGAGACCTCCGTGGTCGCGACGCCCCAGAGCAACACGCGGGTCGAGGTGCCGGTGCAGGCGAGGGTCGGGCGCGGCGACGTGACGCTCACCCTCCAGTTGCGCAGCCCCGCGTTCGTCGCGATCGGCCAGCCGGAGTCGGTCGACGTCAACGTCTACGCCGACTGGGAGGCCGCCGGCATCGCCGCGCTCGCCGTGCTCGTCGGCGCCCTCCTCGTGATCGGCATCGTCCGAACCGTGCTGCGCGTGCGCCGCCGGCGCCGGGGAACGGATGCCGGTGCCCCGGGTAAGCGCACGGGGGCGTCTGGGGATGGAGCCGGTGAAGGGGGCGTGACCGGTGAAGAGGCTGCGGTGTCCGACGCTGCTTCGAGCGACGGGCCGCGTCGATGA
- the murJ gene encoding murein biosynthesis integral membrane protein MurJ codes for MSGIGRASVLIGAGTIVSRLTGFLRAVVLVAAVGSVNSRAGDAFGTANQLPNNIYAIISTGLLTAVVVPQIVKASAHPDGGKAFISKLFTLGTVVLVGTTALATIAAPWLVQLYAPDYTPQQLALTTAFAYWCLPQILFYGLYALVGEALNARRVYGPFTWAPIVNNAVSIAGFLVFIALFGGPITSTSAWTPSMVALLAGTATLGIVVQAVILLFFWRRTGLHLRPDFRWRGVGLNHLGRLAGWTFLMVLAGQLAGLVQSRVLSGASGDGPAAIASQNAWLLFMLPYSIIVLSIGTPYFTQLSEHASAGRDADVRADIGRSIRTLGVFIVIATFALAAAAVPASRIFTNSADQAVAAAWVLLAFLVGLIPLAVLFVIQRTFYAYNDTRTPFFFTVLQCVIVVATALIAQATLSLEFLAAGVALGQSFASIVQVILATWLLQRRLGDIAIGAWLLSLARFIVAAIPAAGVGWLVFLWFGGADGWTASSPLLGAVGAAIIGLVSIGVYVGFLALLRAPELSVATGLVRRFLPGRR; via the coding sequence ATGAGCGGCATCGGGCGCGCGAGCGTCCTCATCGGCGCCGGCACGATCGTCTCGCGCCTCACCGGGTTCCTGCGCGCGGTCGTGCTCGTCGCCGCGGTCGGCTCGGTGAACAGTCGTGCCGGCGACGCCTTCGGCACGGCCAACCAGCTGCCGAACAACATCTACGCGATCATCTCCACGGGCCTGCTCACCGCGGTCGTGGTGCCGCAGATCGTCAAGGCGAGCGCTCATCCCGATGGCGGTAAAGCGTTCATCTCCAAGCTGTTCACGCTCGGCACGGTCGTGCTGGTGGGGACGACAGCCCTGGCGACGATCGCCGCGCCCTGGCTGGTGCAGCTCTACGCCCCCGACTACACCCCCCAGCAGCTCGCGCTCACGACCGCATTCGCCTACTGGTGCCTGCCGCAGATCTTGTTCTACGGGCTCTACGCACTCGTCGGCGAGGCCCTCAACGCACGCCGCGTCTATGGGCCGTTCACCTGGGCGCCGATCGTCAACAACGCGGTGTCGATCGCCGGATTCCTCGTCTTCATCGCACTCTTCGGCGGACCAATCACCTCCACCTCCGCGTGGACGCCCTCTATGGTCGCGCTTCTCGCAGGGACCGCGACGCTGGGCATCGTTGTGCAGGCCGTGATCCTGCTCTTCTTCTGGCGGCGCACCGGGCTCCACCTCCGGCCCGACTTCCGGTGGCGCGGCGTGGGACTCAACCACCTCGGGCGGCTCGCCGGATGGACCTTCCTCATGGTCCTCGCCGGACAGCTCGCCGGGCTCGTCCAGTCGCGTGTGCTCTCCGGCGCCTCAGGCGACGGGCCGGCGGCGATCGCATCGCAGAACGCCTGGCTGCTGTTCATGCTGCCGTACTCGATCATCGTGCTGTCCATCGGGACCCCCTACTTCACACAGCTCAGCGAGCACGCGTCGGCCGGCCGCGACGCCGATGTGCGCGCCGACATCGGTCGCAGCATCCGCACCCTCGGCGTGTTCATCGTCATCGCGACCTTCGCGCTCGCGGCGGCGGCGGTACCCGCGTCTCGCATCTTCACCAATTCGGCCGATCAAGCGGTCGCCGCGGCATGGGTGCTTCTCGCGTTCCTCGTCGGCCTCATCCCGCTCGCCGTGCTCTTCGTGATCCAGCGCACCTTCTACGCGTACAACGACACCCGCACCCCGTTCTTCTTCACCGTGCTGCAGTGCGTCATCGTGGTCGCGACGGCGCTCATTGCGCAGGCCACGCTCTCACTGGAGTTCCTTGCGGCCGGCGTCGCGCTCGGGCAGTCGTTCGCGAGCATCGTGCAGGTGATTCTTGCCACCTGGCTGCTCCAGCGCCGCCTCGGCGACATCGCGATCGGGGCATGGCTGCTGTCCCTCGCCCGCTTCATCGTCGCCGCCATCCCGGCTGCGGGCGTCGGATGGCTGGTGTTCCTGTGGTTCGGCGGCGCTGACGGGTGGACCGCGTCCAGCCCGCTCCTCGGCGCTGTCGGCGCAGCGATCATCGGGCTGGTGTCCATCGGGGTCTACGTCGGCTTCCTGGCGCTGCTGCGCGCACCCGAGCTCTCCGTCGCCACGGGACTCGTGCGGCGGTTCCTGCCCGGCAGGCGCTGA
- the trxB gene encoding thioredoxin-disulfide reductase — MRQVIIIGSGPAGYTAAIYAARANLNPLVVASSVEAGGELMNTTEVENFPGFPEAIMGPDLMAKMQEQAERFGAEVLYDDVVGLDIDGPVKKVMLGSGASHEADAIVFATGSAPRKIGIEGESRLSGRGVSYCATCDGFFFRERVIAVVGGGDSAMEEATFLTKFATKVYVIHRRDELRASKIMQERAFKNEKIEFVWNSEVIDILGEDAVAGIVLKDTVDGSTRELPLDGVFVAIGYDPRTHLVHHKLDLTPEGTVWVDGRSSRTSVPGVFAAGDVIDPTYRQAVTAAGSGTVAALDLEHYLAGLGEAGEPDAAGDQIAGLPEVSTV, encoded by the coding sequence GTGCGTCAGGTCATCATCATCGGCTCCGGTCCCGCAGGTTATACGGCGGCGATCTATGCCGCTCGGGCGAACCTGAATCCGCTCGTCGTGGCGAGTTCCGTCGAGGCTGGCGGTGAGCTGATGAACACCACCGAGGTCGAGAACTTCCCCGGGTTCCCTGAGGCGATCATGGGCCCGGATCTGATGGCGAAGATGCAGGAGCAGGCCGAGCGGTTCGGCGCCGAGGTGCTCTACGACGACGTCGTCGGGCTCGACATCGACGGCCCCGTCAAGAAGGTCATGCTCGGCAGCGGCGCGAGCCACGAGGCCGACGCGATCGTGTTCGCGACCGGCTCCGCGCCCCGCAAGATCGGCATCGAGGGCGAGTCCCGGCTGTCCGGTCGTGGCGTGTCGTACTGCGCCACCTGCGACGGCTTCTTCTTCCGCGAGCGCGTGATCGCGGTCGTCGGCGGCGGCGACTCGGCGATGGAGGAGGCGACGTTCCTCACCAAGTTCGCGACGAAGGTGTACGTGATCCACCGCCGCGACGAGCTGCGCGCCTCGAAGATCATGCAGGAGCGGGCGTTCAAGAACGAGAAGATCGAGTTCGTCTGGAACAGCGAGGTCATTGACATCCTCGGTGAAGACGCCGTCGCCGGAATCGTCCTGAAGGACACTGTCGACGGGTCGACCCGCGAGCTCCCGCTGGACGGCGTGTTCGTCGCCATCGGCTACGACCCCCGCACCCACCTGGTGCACCACAAGCTCGACCTCACGCCCGAGGGCACCGTGTGGGTGGACGGCCGCTCCTCACGCACCTCGGTCCCGGGTGTGTTCGCCGCCGGCGACGTCATCGACCCCACCTACCGCCAGGCGGTCACCGCCGCGGGAAGCGGTACGGTCGCAGCGCTCGACCTCGAGCACTACCTCGCCGGACTCGGTGAGGCGGGCGAGCCGGATGCCGCAGGCGACCAGATCGCCGGCCTGCCCGAGGTGAGCACGGTCTGA
- the trxA gene encoding thioredoxin, whose product MTAKATTSATFEQDVLQAEGPVLVDFWAEWCGPCRMVSPVLDQIQSEHPDKITILKLNVDENPDLAMKYQITSIPAMKVFNKGAVETTIIGAKPKFALEKDLAAYIG is encoded by the coding sequence ATGACCGCCAAGGCGACCACCTCCGCCACGTTCGAGCAGGACGTGCTCCAGGCCGAGGGTCCGGTGCTCGTGGACTTCTGGGCGGAGTGGTGCGGCCCGTGTCGCATGGTCTCGCCCGTCCTCGACCAGATCCAGTCGGAGCACCCCGACAAGATCACCATCCTCAAGCTCAATGTGGATGAGAACCCCGATCTCGCGATGAAGTACCAGATCACGTCGATCCCCGCGATGAAGGTGTTCAACAAGGGCGCAGTCGAGACCACGATCATCGGCGCCAAGCCGAAGTTCGCGCTCGAGAAGGACCTCGCCGCCTACATCGGCTGA
- a CDS encoding YciI family protein, which yields MRYMLIMQVGAEAAAAFDPETYDMAEAYAAMGAYNEELQKAGVFLSAEGLSDAAEGFRVDFDSVPPAVTDGPFAEAREVFTGFWIIEVASREEAEHWARKCPLGPGTALEVRRVNEISDFDQSDEWVAKEQEWRAANS from the coding sequence ATGCGTTACATGCTCATCATGCAGGTCGGTGCCGAGGCGGCAGCGGCGTTCGACCCCGAGACCTACGACATGGCCGAGGCGTACGCCGCCATGGGCGCCTACAACGAGGAGCTCCAGAAGGCCGGCGTCTTCCTCAGCGCCGAGGGACTCTCAGATGCGGCGGAGGGCTTCCGCGTCGACTTCGATTCGGTGCCGCCGGCCGTGACCGACGGACCCTTCGCCGAGGCGCGCGAGGTGTTCACCGGCTTCTGGATCATCGAGGTGGCCTCGCGCGAAGAGGCCGAACACTGGGCCCGGAAGTGCCCGCTGGGTCCGGGGACGGCGCTCGAGGTTCGGCGTGTGAACGAGATCAGCGACTTCGACCAGAGCGACGAGTGGGTCGCCAAGGAGCAGGAGTGGCGCGCCGCCAACTCGTGA
- a CDS encoding tryptophan synthase subunit alpha: MVANEEHTLRRRASLELLRAEAADELSVLVHERLRAGEDPWEFMDELPTVDELVVYLLRAENIAADGGSRPNASRHYRVLRQIALEYPPLTKAVWSLLGDANTHRRWDPTVRAEAS, translated from the coding sequence TTGGTGGCGAACGAGGAGCACACCCTGCGACGGCGAGCGAGCCTGGAGCTGCTGCGCGCGGAGGCCGCGGACGAGCTCTCGGTGCTGGTGCACGAGCGGCTGCGAGCCGGCGAAGACCCGTGGGAGTTCATGGATGAGCTGCCGACCGTCGATGAGCTCGTCGTGTACCTGCTGCGTGCGGAGAACATCGCCGCCGATGGCGGATCGCGTCCGAACGCCAGTCGTCACTACCGGGTCCTGCGGCAGATCGCGCTGGAGTATCCCCCGTTGACGAAGGCGGTGTGGTCGCTTCTGGGCGATGCCAACACGCACCGCCGGTGGGACCCGACGGTGCGTGCGGAGGCGAGCTGA